AGATCGATACGGGCGCGCGCACTTCGGCTCTTCATGCCACCGACATCGAACCGTTCGAAAAAGATGGCGAACCCTGGGTGCGGTTCCGCACCCTGATTTCCGACGGTCTGCCCGAAAAGGTGATCGAAACCCCCTATCACAGCGAACGCGCCATCAAAAACACCAGCGGCGTGCCCGAAGACCGCTATATCATCCACACCCAGATGCGGCTGGGCAAACGCCGCTGGGCGATCGACCTGTCGATCACCGACCGCACCAACATGACCTTCCCGATGATCGTCGGACGGGCGGCATTGAAGAACCACAATATCGTCGTGCACACGCGCCGGACCTACCTGATGACGTCCAGCCCGCCGAAGCCGAGCAGAAAGGACAGCCGATGAAGATCGCCATGCTTGCGCGCAATGCCAAACTCTACTCGCACCAGCGCCTGAAAGAGGCGGCCGAGGCGCGCGGTCATCAGCTCGACATCGTCGACACGCTGCGCTGCTACATGAACATCGCCTCGCGGCGGCCGGAAATCTATTACAACGGCGAAAAGCTGGATGGCTACGACGCGGTTATCCCGCGCATCGGCGCATCGGTCACGTTCTATGGCACCGCGGTGCTGCGCCAGTTCGAGATGATGGGTGTCTACCCGCTGAACGAAAGCGTCGCCATCGGGCGGTCGCGGGACAAGCTGCGTTCGATGCAGCTTTTGGCGCGCGACGGTGTGGGCCTGCCGGTGACGACCTTTGCCCATGATCCCAAGCAGACCGAGGAAGTGCTGAAGCTGGCAGGCGGCGCCCCGATCGTCATCAAGCTGCTGGAAGGAACCCAGGGCATCGGGGTGGTTCTGGCCGATACCGACCGGTCGGCGAAATCGGTGGTCGAGGCGTTCCGCGGCGCCGGCGTGAACATCATGCTGCAGGAATTCATCAAGGAAGCGGGCGGCACCGATATCCGCGCCATCGTGGTGGGCGGCCGGGTGGTCGCCGCGATGAAGCGCTCGGGCGCCGAGGGCGAGTTCCGGTCCAACCTGCATCGCGGCGGGTCGGCGCAGGTGATCAAGCTGTCGACCGAGGAACGCGCCACGGCGGTGCGCGCCGCCAAGACGATGGGGCTCAATGCCTGCGGTGTCGACATGCTGCGCAGCAATCACGGCCCGGTGGTGATGGAGGTGAACTCGTCACCCGGGCTGGAGGGCGTGGAGAAGGCCACCGGGCTGGATATCGCGGGCAAGATGATCGAATTTCTCGAAAAGCACGCCAAGGTCGGCGCGACGCGGACCAAGGGGCGGGGCTGATGCCGGCTCGGGCTGCCTTTCCCATCGGACGGGCCGAGATCGCGCCCGGCAACCGGCGCACCGTCGATCTGCCGGTCAGCGTGCTGTCCGACCACACTCCTGTGACGATGTCTGTGCATGTCGTCCACGGGCGCCGGCCCGGGCCGACGGTTTTCGTCAGCGGCGGGGTGCATGGAGACGAGGTGATCGGCGTCGAGATCGTCCGACGCCTGCTGCGGGTGCCCAGCCTGGATTCGCTGCGCGGAACGCTGATCGCAGTGCCCATCGTCAACGCCTTCGGTTTCATCAGTCATTCGCGCTACCTGCCCGACCGGCGCGACCTGAACCGCATGTTCCCGGGCAGCGAAACCGGACCGCTTGCGTCGCGGCTGGCCAATCTCTTCATGACCGAAATCGTTGCCCGTGCCGATATCGGCATCGACCTGCATTCGGCCGCCATCCACCGCACCAACTATCCCCAGATCCGGGTATC
This sequence is a window from Thalassococcus arenae. Protein-coding genes within it:
- a CDS encoding ATP-dependent zinc protease family protein, whose translation is MKDHKPPRTAPAPMVIGWMELVDLPLLGLDRVKAKIDTGARTSALHATDIEPFEKDGEPWVRFRTLISDGLPEKVIETPYHSERAIKNTSGVPEDRYIIHTQMRLGKRRWAIDLSITDRTNMTFPMIVGRAALKNHNIVVHTRRTYLMTSSPPKPSRKDSR
- the rimK gene encoding 30S ribosomal protein S6--L-glutamate ligase, with translation MKIAMLARNAKLYSHQRLKEAAEARGHQLDIVDTLRCYMNIASRRPEIYYNGEKLDGYDAVIPRIGASVTFYGTAVLRQFEMMGVYPLNESVAIGRSRDKLRSMQLLARDGVGLPVTTFAHDPKQTEEVLKLAGGAPIVIKLLEGTQGIGVVLADTDRSAKSVVEAFRGAGVNIMLQEFIKEAGGTDIRAIVVGGRVVAAMKRSGAEGEFRSNLHRGGSAQVIKLSTEERATAVRAAKTMGLNACGVDMLRSNHGPVVMEVNSSPGLEGVEKATGLDIAGKMIEFLEKHAKVGATRTKGRG